One region of Camelina sativa cultivar DH55 chromosome 6, Cs, whole genome shotgun sequence genomic DNA includes:
- the LOC104793793 gene encoding protein PALE CRESS, chloroplastic codes for MAATSLVLTCGSPLFSPRLVSEVKTLLSRESSISFSKISLLRLNSPGDKFIRRCSKEKDEVLLEGMPPEYYDDEWQARQREKTKELRRMQREEEEEEERKIEEYREIGMRLKEFPEEDLRKARKLVSSFIRAAEEVEERIEEAAEKGELDELVLMIIWNRLDLARRDDEKDAGRSLDLLYRRVETEILKRQASPAMKLLNDLLNMHDGFEDDAWLKDCRKRMAETFPREDPFSILMPPGFDIDMHQGPLRPPIETETDNTLLRVDFVREVDALLREVRVEEDADTGKKGEGLDPEAIALKFKQQEKQRTIRQVEAILDLALNLRW; via the exons ATGGCGGCGACGTCGTTGGTGCTAACGTGCGGATCTCCTTTGTTCAGCCCTCGGCTTGTTTCTGAAGTGAAGACGCTGCTGAGTAGAGAGTCCTCGATTTCGTTCTCCAAAATTAGTTTGCTTCGTCTAAATTCTCCTGGCGATAAATTCATAAGAAGATGCTCGAAGGAAAAAGATGAAGTGCTTCTAGAAGGAATGCCACCGGAGTATTACGATGAT GAATGGCAAGCTCGACAGAGAGAGAAGACGAAAGAATTGAGGCGGATGCAgcgggaggaagaagaagaagaggagagaaagattgaagagTACCGTGAAATTGGCATGAGGTTGAAAGAATTTCCTGAGGAAGACTTAAGGAAAGCCAGAAAGCTCGTCTCCAGCTTCATCAGAGCTGCCGAGGAAGTCGAAGAG AGAATTGAAGAAGCAGCCGAGAAAGGAGAACTTGACGAGCTTGTCCTCATGATTATATGGAACCGCCTTGACCTTGCTCGCCGCGAT GATGAGAAGGACGCCGGACGAAGTCTTGATCTTTTGTATAGAAGAGTCGAG ACAGAGATCTTAAAACGGCAAGCAAGTCCTGCGATGAAACTGCTGAATGATCTTCTAAACATGCATGATGGTTTTGAAGACGATGCTTGGCTCAAGGACTGCAGAAAACGAATGGCTGAGACCTTCCCACGAGAAGACCCCTTCAGCATTCTAATGCCACCCGGATTCGACATTGATATG CATCAAGGACCGTTGCGACCGCCCATTGAGACTGAGACGGACAACACCCTTTTGAGAGTAGACTTTGTAAGAGAAGTGGATGCATTGCTACGGGAAGTGAGAGTAGAGGAAGATGCCGATACTGGTAAGAAAGGAGAAGGGCTTGATCCTGAAGCTATAGCACTTAAATTTAAGCAGCAGGAGAAGCAGCGAACCATCCGTCAAGTTGAAGCCATTCTTGATTTGGCCCTCAACTTGAGGTGGTAG